In Oxyura jamaicensis isolate SHBP4307 breed ruddy duck chromosome 11, BPBGC_Ojam_1.0, whole genome shotgun sequence, a genomic segment contains:
- the KCNG4 gene encoding potassium voltage-gated channel subfamily G member 4, with the protein MPILSGGSDQDYSNISYASCNSLSHFFPVSVETPSVKGVHYQRARRIYHPDQVSAVDLKTEIMINVGGIKYLLPWSTLDEFPLTRLSKLKLCSSYEEIIQLCDDYDEDTHEFFFDRNPNAFGMIVSFLAAGKLMLLRDTCALSFQEELRYWGIEETNLENCCFRKLFQKLQELAEVRKEEELRRSKEAACVLDEKTKFGQFMNRLRDMVENPQSGLPGKVFACLSILFVATTAISLCVSTMPDLRAEEDRGECSQKCYYIFVIETICVAWFSLEFCLRFIQARSKCQFFKGPLNIIDFLAISPYYVSLILAEDDSNEADDRPSSNTYLEKVGLVLRVLRALRILYVMRLARHSLGLQTLGLTVRKCTREFGLLLLFLCVAVTLFSPLVYLAENESGKVLEFTSIPASYWWAIISMTTVGYGDMVPRSVPGQMVALSSILSGILIMSFPATSIFHTFSHSYSELRKEHERLQSRVNRVKNANHSGESDTFNDTDSLILEEPASPIKYIYTGN; encoded by the exons ATGCCTATTCTCTCTGGAGGCAGTGATCAAGACTATAGTAACATTAGCTACGCTTCTTGTAATTCCTTGAgccatttctttcctgtctccGTTGAAACTCCTTCTGTCAAAGGGGTTCATTACCAAAGAGCCAGGAGGATTTACCACCCCGATCAAGTCTCTGCAGTCGATCTAAAGACAGAGATCATGATAAATGTTGGAGGCATCAAGTACCTACTACCTTGGAGTACTTTAGATGAATTTCCCCTGACCAGACTGAGCAAACTTAAGCTTTGCAGCAGctatgaagaaattattcagcTGTGTGACGATTACGATGAAGACACGCACGAATTCTTCTTTGACAGGAACCCCAATGCTTTTGGGATGATTGTCAGCTTTCTAGCAGCAGGGAAGCTGATGCTCTTAAGAGACACGTGTGCCTTGTCTTTTCAGGAGGAGCTGAGATACTGGGGGATTGAGGAAACCAACCTGGAGAACTGCTGCTTTCGAAAACTATTTCAAAAACTGCAGGAGTTGGCCGAGGTACGGAAAGAAGAGGAGCTCCGGAGGAGCAAAGAAGCTGCGTGTGTCTTGGATGAGAAAACCAAATTTGGACAGTTTATGAACAGACTCAGAGATATGGTAGAAAATCCCCAGTCAGGACTCCCAGGCAAAGTCTTTGCTTGTCTCTCCATCCTCTTTGTGGCCACCACAGCTATAAGCCTTTGTGTTAGTACAATGCCAGATTTAAGAGCTGAAGAAGACAGG GGTGAGTGTTCCCAGAAGTGCTATTACATCTTCGTCATAGAGACCATCTGTGTGGCTTGGTTTTCCCTGGAGTTCTGCCTCCGATTCATTCAAGCAAGGAGCAAGTGTCAGTTCTTCAAAGGGCCCCTGAATATAATTGACTTCTTGGCTATTTCACCCTATTATGTCTCCCTCATCTTGGCAGAGGATGACTCTAATGAGGCAGATGACAGGCCAAGCAGCAACACATATTTGGAGAAGGTTGGTTTGGTGCTACGGGTTTTACGTGCCTTGAGGATCTTGTATGTAATGCGCCTTGCCCGGCACTCCTTGGGCTTACAGACTTTGGGCCTCACAGTTCGGAAATGCACACGAGAATTTGGCCTGCTTTTACTCTTCTTATGCGTGGCTGTCACTCTATTCTCTCCTTTGGTCTACCTTGCTGAGAACGAATCGGGCAAGGTGCTTGAATTCACGAGCATACCTGCCTCTTACTGGTGGGCCATCATTTCAATGACCACTGTGGGGTATGGAGATATGGTACCACGGAGCGTCCCGGGCCAGATGGTAGCTCTGAGCAGCATCCTCAGTGGGATTCTCATCATGTCTTTTCCTGCAACATCAATATTCCACACCTTTTCCCATTCCTACTCAGAGCTGAGGAAGGAACATGAACGATTGCAGTCTCGGGTAAACAGAGTAAAAAATGCCAATCATTCTGGTGAAAGTGACACCTTCAATGACACAGACAGCTTGATCCTAGAGGAGCCAGCATCACCGATCAAATACATTTACACTGGGAACTAA